The nucleotide sequence tttctaagcattcagttcccgagagttctagtaattaggatatatttgacatgggattagggtttgtaattgtaattgataatcattcgataacctcccgttatgtatttaccggagtacttagtcgttggttatcacaattggtTAATTAGGTTAAACATTTATGTCTATGTGAATGTtttgattaaacacataattgaagttAATTGCAAAACCTAAAATCTGGAAGAACCATCTTTTCTCtcattgatttaaaacacggtttttattcgttaatttagcTATTTCTCAAAATCAAACAAACCGATTTTCTAATTCAATAACAGTTAATCAATACTTAGCATAATAACGCTTTCCACAGTCCTCCCTTGGTTCAATACCCTGCTTATtctatactaatagtttaaataggtttttgcatgtcactaacgacagacatcaaccAAAAAAGCTTCTCACCAAGCGAACAGCTcgaaaaaaaatatacaaaaatctTCTTCAAGAAGATCTCCATTTTTTCAAACCAAAAACTCTACAGCAAAAGCACCTCTTTctcatagtccagtgctccacttatttgcataagagcaacactagactggggagacttgaaggggtaaggtcccaaaaaccttgcttcaagtacttgggaccataccacaacctcatccTTTTGACCCTCCTTAGACCTTGAGCGGCCGCGCACTAGTCTTACAAAGAGAACTTAGAAGGAAAACAACAAGCAACACCTGCGCGCCAAAAGGATACTAGCGAATCCTTGCGCCAATCTCCATAACAAGGATAAAAATCCTAATAAACACTCCCGCATATTATTTACTTCCTTGATACCATACAGTAAGGAACCACACAGGATTACAGCTATAATTCTTCTAGAAGGCTCCATCGTGCACCACTAGTTGGTTATAACCGAATGGACACGTGGCATCACCCCAGAGGTCACGGTGATGGCACGGAATGATCTTCACTTgtccactttccacgtggcaataccccagccgttgatcaagATCACGATCTGTGTGCTCTCACACTCGTTAGTGATTAACGGAAGGAaaaaataaccgcttacggaaaAAGCCTCTTCCGTCAACATTTCACCAAcaagttttcccgcccaaacttcggccataaatagaaggataattcaggtataattctcaagttacattcacttcactttCACTCCTTCTTCTTCGAAAAACCTGTacttattctcatgccggagggtggtcacggagagaacctccattctccccgtggcgagtctaacggtgGTTGTTTTGCAGCTATTGTGAAGAGAATGAGAGCTTTCACCCACGAACCGAATGAGAGGAGATAAACCCTTTTATGCAAATTCAAACCCCCTGGTTCAGTTGATTCCGGTCAAttaaaccagtgtttcttcaacTGCTGATTAGTTTTCTAAGTTGCTAGGGATGCTGAATGAAAATAAAACTGAGGACACGAGTAAATCCAATATAGGAGGTAAATGTTTTAACTCCTTTTCTTCTGATTGCTACAAAAACACCTTCTGTTTTAATTCAAAGAGTTTCTCGACATAGAATCTGAACTAGATAAtagattctggtgcaaaccaacaTATGGTTATGACCAGCGACAACATGTTTAATCTTGTTGATGTGTCTGAATATAATATTACTGTTAAACATCCTAATGGAACTGATGCTAAAGTAACACAAATTGACTGTTTTAAACTGTCAGATTCTGTGATTCTTAAAGATGTCTTTGTTATTCCTGAATATTGTGTGAGTCTCATCTTTGTGTATAAATTAGCTAAGGACAATAAGCTTAGAGTAATATTTGATGAAATTGCTTGCTATATTCAGGATTTATGCTCAAAGAAAACCCTGGTGACTGGTAAACATACTAAGGGTCTGTATTTTAGTGGTAACTCTATCAGTTCTGGTTTTTCTTGTTTAAGTAAGACCAAAAATATAAAGCTCTGGCATTCTAGACTAGGTCATCCTGCTGAACAGGTGTTGAATGTTTTACAAATCAACCCTGAGTCTAATGAGATTAAACCTTGTGATATATGTCACAAAGCTAAACAACATAGGGTTCCTTTTCCTCTTAGTGACCACAAATCAACTAAAGTTGGGGACCTTGTTCACCTTGATGTATGGGGGGCCATACAAAGTCACTAGCATAGAAGGGTACAACTATTTCCTCACCATAGTTGATGACTTTACCCGGTCTGTCTAGGTTTATCTAATGAAATCTTCGAAAATATACAAAGTTTTTATAATCTGGCTAAAACTCAATTTGAGGTAAATATCAAGGTCTTTAGGAGTGATAATGGGTCAGAATTTATAATTCTCAAATGTGTGCTTTTGTTAAACAAAAAGGAATTATACATCAAACTTCGTGCACATatactccacaacagaatggggTTGTGGAGAGGAAACATAGACGCCTGTTAAATATTGCAAGAGCTTTATTGTTTCAGTCTAAAGTCCCTCTTAAGTATTGGTCTGCATGTGTGCTGCCTGCCTCTTACCTGATTAACAGGCTTCCTCCTTCTGTGCTTCGTGGTTGTTCCCCTTATGAAATGCTATTTGGCTTTAAACCTTCTCTTAATCACTTGAAAGTCTTTGGCTGCCTATGTTTTTTTACTGTTTTAGATAATTCTGATAAATTTGAAGAAAAAGCTGAGAAATGTGTTTTTATGGGATACTCAAATTTTAAAAAGGGATGTAAAGTTTGGAGTCTAGATCAAAAGAAGTTCATTTTTTCAAGGGACGTCAGTTTCCATGAAACTGTATTCCCCTTTAAAAATGACTCCTGCCCTGATTTACACAATCCAAACAATTTAAATCTGTTAAATTtttttgataaatttgatattTCAAGTGATATAAATCCCGATGATGAAGAGAAGGGTTCTATTGATTCAACTACTGTGACTCAGCAACACAGTGATAAAGTTGAATCTACCATTGATAGCAATTCTCAGCAGTCATCAGGGACGGATGACTTGTCTGAGAGTAGTGAGTCTATGAGTGTTGAAACTGGTCCTGTGAGGGCTGAGTCAAGTAGTGTTAATGATGTGTCAAACCTTCCTGAGGGTACTCAAACTACTAGAAGATCCTCTAGGTCTACGTCTGTTCCCAAAAAAAAATTTGATGAATTTGTCGTTGGTAATGCTAGATATAGCTACGATAAGATGGTTAATTACTCTAACTTGCCTTGTGAAAATGTTTGCTTCGCTGCTAATATTAATAAAATTTCTGAACCTTGCAATTATAAAGATGCCCTTAAGGATAAAAGATGGATTGATGCTATGAATGATGAGTTGTCTGCTCTACACAAAAACAACACTTGGGATATTGTTGATCTCCCAAGTGATAAAAACCTATTGGGAGTAAATGGGTATTTAAAGTAAAATACAAATCTACGGGTGAAATTGATAGGTTCAAAGCCAGACTTGTTGCTAAAGGATACAATCAACGACAGGGTATTGACTTTGAGGAGACCTTCTCTCCTGTTGTTAAAATGGTTACCGTAAGGTGTGTCATTAGTCTATCTCTTCAAAACAATTGGCCTCTATATCAGCTTGATGCAAATAACGCTTTCCTTTATGGAAACCTTAGGGAAGAAGTTTATATGACTCTTCCCGAAGGGTTAAAAGTAGAAAATCGAAATAAAGTCTGTAAGCTAAACAAGTCATTATATGGCCTAAAACAAGCTCCACGAATGTGGAATGAAAGACTTGTCCAAGCTTTGGTTAAATTTGGCTTTGTTCAATCCAAATGTAATCATTCCATGTTTGTTATGTCTGAAAAATCTATTTTTATTGCTCTCTTggtgtatgttgatgatattgtgCTAACTGGTAATTGTGAACATGAGATAAATAAGATTAAGAACCTTTTGAAAACTGAGTTTTTAATCAAAGATCTTGGTTTACTAAAGTTTTTTCTTGGAATAGAAGTAATTCGGGTTAATGATAGTATTTGTCTCACCCAAAGAAAATACTGCATGGATCTATTCAACGAATATGGGATGAGTGGGAGTAAGCCCACTAGCTGTCCCATAGAACAAAATCATGTTTTGACAAAATTAACTACGAAAGATTCTAAAATCGTCGATGTCACTCAATACCAAAAATTGATAGGTAAATTAATTTACCTATCTCACACTAGATCAAACATCGCATATTCCGTTCACTGACTGTCTCAATTCATGCATAAGTCGACTGAGGCACATACACAAATTGCCTTCGAACTTTTAAGATACTTAAAGGGTGCTCCTGGTACTGGTATTTTGTTCAAAAAGGGAAGTACTTTTCATCTTACTGCCTTTGCATATTCGGACTGAACTAAGTGTGTTGATACCCGTAGATCTGTCACGGGCTTCTACATCTTTCTTGGCAACTCTTTGATTTCTTGGAAAAGCAACAAACAAAGTGTTGTTTCAAGATCATCCGCTGAAGCTGAGTATCGGTCCATGTGCAGTGCTACATGTGAAGTTCTGTGGTTAATAAATGTGTTAAGGGAATTGAAAGTTGATGTAAATATTCCTGTTGTGCTGAAATGTGACAATACAGCAGCCTTATCTATTGCTGCCAATCCAGTTTTTCATGACAGGACAAAGCATTTTGAAGTTGACCTTTTTTCTTACGCGAAAAATAGCTTCATGTTTAATTAAAACTATGGGAGTCAAATCTGAGCATCAGTTGACCGACATGTTCACTAAAGGCTTGCTGCCGAAAGATCATTCCGAAATGTGTAAGTCATTAGGTATCACTAATCTCTTTACACATTTAAACTGAGGGGGGTATTAAAAATACAGTTtaaatgttttattatttcttttatttttcctCCTTCTAATCCTTTTTTATATATTTCTCTTTGAGGTTTGGTATGTTGGGCTTTATCCTTGTCTCGGGCTTCGTTGCTGATGGGCTCTCCGAAGTGGGCTTATAGCCGTTTGTAGATTGCTGCTGGTTTTAGGGTTATGCCTCTTATAAAACGCTGAGGGTTCTAGAGATCAGTGCACTCGATCTCATTCTTCTCTCGTGCACCTCTTCTTTGCTGTTAGTCTTGTTCCCTGTCATTAACACGTTACATTCGTGAGTGTTGGGTTTTGTTTGTATTGATCATCCTATTGGAGATCCTTTTGATTCTTGTAAAACTGTGATGACTGGTTCATCTCTTTGATATATTTGATTGAGTAATTTTATCAGTTGATCCGTGTTTCTGACAGCTTCGCAATGAGTTATCTTGTTAAGGGGATACTCAAAAAGGCATTCCAATGGGGATCGGTACGACTCATTTGAACCAGCCAATGGTTCGAATGCTTGCACATTTTATGCAGGCTTTGCAATGAGCCGTCTTTGAGAGGGAATAACAGAAAAAAGGCATTTCAAAGGGAATCAATGTGACCATTTCAACCAACGTGTTACTTAGGCTTTGCAAGCCTACTAATAGAATGGTTGCACATTTTACTTAGGCTGTGCAATGAATACCCAACAGGCCCACAAATCGTGATCGTATGAACCAGTCAACTAGACCAGCGAACCAAGTTTAAAAAGTGCAACCATTCAAACTGCTTCTAGCCAAGACAGCTAAAAATATAACAGCGGCTTTCAATGGGTAAAATCTTCCAAAATATAATTTTCCAAATATTAGTAGGTCCTtataaaaagaattaaaaaaacgAGACTCAAACATGAATTGGTAAAGAAAGTCGTGTATTAGTAATGTTCACcattaattaatataaaaacaCCATACAAAGGCAATTTTGTTCGGTCAATAATGACCATAAACAAGAAGATTCTCAACCTCGTATCCTTAACCAAGAAACTTTCATTTTTAGAAAGTTCGTTACAAATAAGAATCACCAATCCTTAAAGGAGTAAGAAACGAATTCCTCAAGTTCGTATTCATTATCTTTGCTAGAATCACAAACAAAGCCAGGATTAAAGACAATGGCTCGTGCGAAGCATACTTTGAGTCTCATTTCCATTTTCGCGATTCTCTTATTTACACAATGTCCTAGGGCGACTTCATCTCGTACCTCTGCCCCTGCCCCGGCCCCTATCGAGGAAGAGGTGACCCCTACGGTTGCGCCTACCACTATCCTCACATCGAGACACGCCGATGACAACCCATTATCTAGTTCAGCCACATAAGCTGGCACGTGAGctaaaactaactgggttagtcccTAGTTAGAAAAGGCTCTATGAAGGAAAATAGTTTGAAAGTTACGACTGTCATAGAGATTTTTTTAAGTTGGGATTAATGTCAGCCATCGAGTAAAAGTTAGGATTATTAATGTATCATTTATCAATAAAAAATTTATAGAATAACAGAATATTTTGATATTAGACTATTGTGATGTGTAAGACCGTGTGTACTCGGGAGTCATATAGCGCCAAACACACCTACAGCGCCCCATAGCCAGGGGCGGATTTATAGCCAAGAAAGGGGTTCCCAGGACCCCGTTCGGTTTGTAATTTGTATTGTTAAGTTAAATAGAAAATACTAAAGGAACCTTTAATATTCTTCAGTTGCTTTTTTCctcttttttgtgtttttttcccTGGTGTTCTACCTTTCATTGCATTATTTAATGTTTAAAAACAATAAGTTTCATGGTGTTTTGCCATTCAATGCATCATTTATCAAGAAACTTGATGTGTTCAACATAAATGGGAATTTTGAGATTTGTTATAAGCATTCACTTGTTTTAGGGTGTACGGTGTGGCATGCGGCAAGGGGTGGCAAACAagtttgccgatcggcaaacaccGGCGCCGACTATTTGGCGAGGCGGCAAAGCAAAGCAATCGGTGACAGGTTACCGAATCGGGAAGAAGATGATTGAGAGAGAGAGGGTattgtgggtggggtccattcctatctcaaccaatcacactttttttttaaatagtttaccacttcacccaAGTGTCTAaaaccaaagtttaaacacttttgactgattgacatggcgcgctctgattggtcggtttttttGTTTGacactccaaagtgtttaaccactccttacacccttagaAGAATTGAATCTTGGGACTTTCGGCTATGGTTTTCAGTATAATATTTTTCGTTTTGTTATTTATATGTTACGATttagattcagttttaaatttTGGGATACTATTGTATTCATTTTCTGTAACCAATTATCAAATTATTAATATGGTGTTATTTTGGAATCTTGTAATATTTGCATCAGTTTAATTAAATAAGTTTTCTTACACCAATATACGTAACACTAGATACACAATGTAACTGTTGTAGTAAGAGAACCATGTGTAATCAAAATTCATTACAACAACCAGTCATACCTTAAAGGTTGTACACAACTTCGTGACGAAACTTACCTGAACCATCAAACGGAcctaaatttttttatttttcggaCATATGAAATTGGAATATTTAAAAAAGTGAACCCTTTGGAAAAAAATTATTGGATCCGTCATTACCCATAGCATCCATGCACACTGCCCCACTATGGCTTCGAAACTTGGTTGCTCGCGATGAACATAACGTCTGGAACACATTTgcctctctctctcacacacacatatacatacatatataacccCACATCTAAATAACCCCCATCacacactcaagttatataaCCCCACATAACCTCATTTTCTTATATAATTGGGCTATAACCGCTATTTAGagttatgactacacatggcctaataACGACTTTGAGTGATATGAAATAAGTCCTAGAGGTGGAATAATAAATTAAATAACGTGTGTACGTAGAACATATTATTATGGTGATAAAAGTATTCATGGATGAGTTATTTATTTAAACTTATCAATTATGTTGTGTGCAGATTAGCTTCGTTATGAATATTTGATTTGTCTCTAGATCACACTTTTAATGATTactgaaaaataaaacaaaatgtaTATCCTACAAAAGTGTTCTTATTATTTTATGAACTTTTTTCATCACCAATAAGTCCTTTTAGTTCTGGTcaaatttttattaaatattttttttctaaaccGATGCCTATAAAGCTAAAGTATGTATGCATGTTCATATTCATCATACTAGTGCGTGTTTTTGCTTTACCTAAAGTACATATACATACAAGTGGTTGTGTTGAAAACACTAACCAAACAGGGAAAATCGGATCCCATAATCTGAACATATACATAGTGAACACACTAGATCATCTGAATTGTCAAcataggggctgtttggtagcctcttaatgactattcagatgctacctcttaatggtttgaaacctctgaatgaataagaggtaacctcaagtctgaatagttaagaggtaacctctgaatggtaaatcatcacatgtcacattcttctactttctcattggtaaaattcttaatgattccattaagaggtagcctcttaatgaccattcagaggctaccaaacagccccatAGTGTATTCCAGGCGCGGGGTACGACTCAAATccgtattcataatgtatttttttttcggttttatacaaaggatacctcTAAAAAAATACGAGGATACCCTAACCAAAAGAAaggatacttgatattactaaaATCACATTTTTGTTATAAGCCCAAACATTTTTACAACCCGAAAACTTGTAGAATAATTGAGGCTGAATGATAAAATAAGTCCAATTATAATAGAATTAATAGGAGGCCCAATTGGTGAATAACAAAGTTTAGCCCAATTGGTGATCGAATTGAAAGGTGGCAATTTGGAAAACCAAACGTTGAAGAAGTATTTGTGTTGAACAGAAGCCAGCGACTCTACTAGAATCGTCCATGGCACTGCTGTTAAATTGTCCCTGCTAAAATCGTCTCTGTTGTTTGATTGAAATCAACGCTGATGATTGGCGTTGACGTGATTTGTGAGTTTTCTTGTCCTTTGATATCTTTCAGTGTTATAGTTTATGTAGATTTTTTTTATGATTGAACACGATAAAAAACTTCGAGATACTCCTAAATTAATGGACTAGCTCCGCCACTAATGTATTCATACTAAGGGTCCACGGGGCACTATGCGGGGAGGCAAGCGGTGACCCAAGTCaccgagcgggaacaccgccgccatccccgcgGTGAGGCAAATCGGGGACCAAGATCGGTGTATATTCACCGCACAACCAAACCCATTTTACACTCACACACAACCTGCAACTTCTAGAGAGATAGAGAAAGAGAGTGTGaggggagttaagaggggagCGATGCCATCAAATTGAGAGTGTGAGGGGAGtttagaggggagttgacgtggcacgtGCTTATTGGTCGTgagtaagagaggggactcccttAGGCAATACGTAGTGGGGCGCGACCAAGGGCCATAGCGCCGCTATGGCGCCGCCCACACCGCCCCCCCGGCGCCatgaccaaaaaaaaaacaaaaggcgTGAAAAAATTCGCGGCGCGAGAAGGTGGGGATTTGTTCTGCATtttccactttggtccctgcattttacaatttggtccctgcattaaaacactttggtccctgcattttacactttggtccctgcattttacactttggttatgatgaggtagggctttatgactacgggctctagtgacataacgccccataaagcccctgtgtgacgtggcacgacacgtgtcgcataacgcccacaaaagggctttatgactacacatggccttaaaagaggagtgccccttacaccctctAAGTATTGTCATAATAATACACATTCAATGCATTGATACTGAATATACTAAAGTATACTTGATGCTTTTACCATTGAATACGCTAAACTATTTATGTTTTCACATATTTAAGATGCTaccacattttttttttttgtcacgtaGTGTAATcacaaacaacaacaaaacactaaACTATtaatttttcactttttttttacCACCAATGAATCTTTCAAATTGACTACTGACGAAATTCATCACATCGGAATACACTCACAttcgaaccggggaaaaccctcacctaagacagaagcccgtgaacactcgcgaTTACGTCATCatgtaaagttttttttttttcttgtcttTTATCACCTAAATAAATTCCACATAATCATTCACTTatttacatatatacacacaccatAACGGTTTTAGAAACCGCAATAACCGTCTTGAAAAAGCACCCCTTTAAAATAGCAACTGATTCCacttttcaacaacaacaacaaatccaCATTACTCACCGGCTGCAGTTACAGTTACAGTTACAGTTCAGTTCTTCAATGGCGAATGAAGGTTCTAGAGAAATGATAATCATCTGGGACTTTGATCAGACAATCATCACCGACGACTGTGATCACTGGGTGGTTCTTGACACAAACCTCACCAAACTCTTTCATCGCGTTCGCGACACACTCTCTTGGCACCAAATCATCGTTCGTTCCTTTTTCTCACTCCATTCAATAGTTTCCGCTTACTGTCTTTATAGTTTATGATCAGGAGATTAAAGTTATAGATGTTTTGAATTTGATTGTTACTTTGTGTTATTGAGTTTAGGATAGGATGATGGATGAGCTACATGCTCAGGGGAAAACAGTCAACGacttcgttgaccgtttgaacaAGTTTACGATCGATCCGCAAATGATttcagccatccgatcggctcaTGAACTCGGGTACCTACTTAGGTTCTTATTTAATCTGTGTTTGTTTGATAGATGTTAAGATTGAAAGAAAgtgtttgtttgtgtttcagATGTGAAATGAAGGTGCTTAGTGATGGAAATCACTTCTTCATTGAAACAATCTTGAAAAACAATGGAGTGTTTGAGTGTTTTTCGGGGATCATCTCGAACCCGACTGTTGTGGATGAAGAAGGCAGGCTTAGAATCTTGCCTTACAAGGGAAAGAATCGTTTCCCTCATGGCTGCATGCTTTGCTCTCCTAATTTGTGCAAGGTACTTACTTCATGTCCTCCTTGTacggctgtaaacgaaccaaacgttcggcgaacagttcatgaaccgtgcggcgggaagttcgtttgtgttcgttcgtttattaaacaaacgaacacgaacaagaaattccgttcgtttagttaaatgaaccaaacatgaacagaggtcgtgttcgttcgtttatgtttgtgaacgttcggtaacgtgttcgtttgtgttcgatagttcattggtgtttttagtttttatatttatttaaatggttcaaaattccgacaaattaaatatctaataagtgtcgatgtattatatattctgttcatgaacgattgtttgtgtcTGTTTTTTTTCCATTTGTGTTCGCCAacgtttgtttttgtttgttgtctaaaattaacaaacgaacacgaacataaaatctcgttcgataagtgttcgtgaacagttcgcgaacacgtatatttcttaacaaacgaacacgaacatagtcttgttcgtgttcgtttggttcgtttgcagccctacctCCTTGTATAAGTTAAGCAGCTTTATGTGTCATTATTTTCATTGAATCTTGGGTGATTTGAACTTGAATTTTGATCAGGGGACCGTGATTGATGAGATTCGACATTCGGATAAAAAGAAACGAGGCATAATCTACGTCGGAGATGGGAGAGATGATTTATGTCCGACCCTGAAACTTACCGAACAAGACTATGTTATGCCCAAAGAAAAGAAGACTTtgcatcacatgcttacattagCAAAAGTACCTATCAAACCCAAAATTCATGCCTGGAAAGATGGAGAACAACTCGAAAACAATCTGATTCGCCTTCTTTCACCGCAACCTGAAGTCTTAGAGAGTTGAAACCAgaattggtgtgttttttagcGTTGTGTCTGCAGGTAAAAAACAGTTTCTGGTACTTGTTTGAGTAGCTTTGATCATGTAAGGTGTTTTGAGATGATGACAAATGACTGTAGCTTTGGTTGGCAGCGAGTTTAGAAGTTTATGAATGCCTATAATAATCAGATTGTTTTGTATGAAGCAATTTACAACAGTTTTTAGCTAGTGAGTTGAAACCATAAATCGGTAGAAACATTGGTAAGATTTTTGCGTGTCGTGTTTGTAGGTAAAACTGTTTCTGATACTTGTTGGCATAGTTGTGGCTAGACTTTTATGAGAAATGAAGATAGTTTCGTATATGACGTATGATTAGGGGTAGAAAGATGGGTAAAAACTCTTTCTGATGCGTGTTTGCATGACTTCTATAAGAAATCGAGACAGTTTCGATAATGTCAGATGTTTAGAGATGATAAACGATTGTAGCCTTGGTTTAAAAAGTGAGCTTTAAGCAAGCTTAAAGCGTGAGGCGATGAAGCGCTAGGGTTGTCGCTTTTTTTGCTCTGAAGCAACAAATCACGTGAAGCGTTTTGAAACGCGCTTTAAGCCCGAAGCGCCATTGGTTTGAAGCGACGCTTCAGCCCAATCAGGTCAGATTTAGGTTTTTAATTTAGGCCCAATAGTCTCTAATAGGGTTTAACTGAGGCCCGCTACTTCTTTACCCTAAAAAAAGAACGTTAGTAAACATCTTCAGCCGTTCTCTCCCTCTTCTCCATTGATTCTTCATACTTTCTCCAATAATcgactttaatttatgttttttaggtgttaagtgtgttttttaatcatgtttttgtgtttattattgattaacaagtagaatgtcatattgatgtgtacaaatattttttaattttttttttaattttgagcgcttcgtatacgtgaagctctcgcttcGCGCGCTTAAAGCTTTTAgaaccaaaacgcttcggagcgcctcacgcttttttaaaccaagattGTAGCTTTTGTTGCAATCGCTGCCAACCCTACACAGAAACTTCAAACACTCAAGCCAATTGGAAACCTCCCATAAAGATACTTGTATGATTTTTGTGCACAAACTACACCACTTAAAAAACTTGAACTAATAGGAAGCAATTAAGTTAATCACAGCAAAACAGCAATTAAGACCCTGGGCTATGGCTCAGTGGtcatggaaatgaaggaaagacTCCTGACCGAATGGTCTCGAGTTCGATTCCCGATCCACCCGGGTTTTACCGGCTCTGCATTGTCGTGCCCTCGGGCGGGTGCAgggtcgggttttccccggaaccgGTGGCATGGTGGGCTAGGGGCTCCGTGCGTGCAGGTTGAGCTGCCGCGGGCTACCTTTCGGCCAACGGGTGCCGCATACGGAGTACCCGGCGATTCTTATGTTGGACGTTCAAAAAAAAGGAAGCAATCAAACCAGGTTAAAGTATATTCAAATGCCTATAATAATCAGATTGTTTTGTACGAAGCAATTTACAGCAGTTGTTAGCTAGCAGAGCTTAACAGCATGCCATGAAATGTATTATGAGTTTTTATACGAAAGAAGAT is from Helianthus annuus cultivar XRQ/B chromosome 9, HanXRQr2.0-SUNRISE, whole genome shotgun sequence and encodes:
- the LOC118481913 gene encoding thiamine phosphate phosphatase-like protein, with product MANEGSREMIIIWDFDQTIITDDCDHWVVLDTNLTKLFHRVRDTLSWHQIIDRMMDELHAQGKTVNDFVDRLNKFTIDPQMISAIRSAHELGCEMKVLSDGNHFFIETILKNNGVFECFSGIISNPTVVDEEGRLRILPYKGKNRFPHGCMLCSPNLCKGTVIDEIRHSDKKKRGIIYVGDGRDDLCPTLKLTEQDYVMPKEKKTLHHMLTLAKVPIKPKIHAWKDGEQLENNLIRLLSPQPEVLES